In Mucinivorans hirudinis, the DNA window CGTGGAGGGATAAAGCTACCCTTGAGTAGTCCGCTTACCAATAATTTGCTCAACCATTTGCTATCCTTCTTGTCGGTCTTATGACCAGGCACATTCTTTACGTGCCGAGCATTAACCAAAAGAACCTCAAAATCATCCTCCAAAATATTGAATACAGGCTTCCAATAAACACCCGTGCTCTCCATTGCAATATGAGTTACGCCCTCATCTTTGCACCAATCTCGCAACGATTCCAATGAAACGGTAAAACCGTCAAACTCCTTTGTGCCGACAACTTCGTTGCCTCGCTGAATAGTTGCAACTATCAAATCCTTATGGACATCAATCCCGCAACCAACCCCAATGTAGGGGGTAAATAGTATCTCTTCCATTGAACATAGTGTTAGTTAATCAATAGGCAAAGATACTCATCTCTGTTGGTATGCTCAAAATTTGAGATTATGACAATTTCATATTATACATACCTCGTTCGATATACATCCCCGTCATCGTCATCATATCACCCGGACTCCAGCCGAGTTCTTCCAACTGTTTGTCGAACTCCTCATTGGAGACTAAATAAGCTGTTTCGGGATTACGCATCATAGCTTCGTATTCGAGTTTATCCTTTTGTTGTCGGTACTTGTTCATATCCATCGTCTGCGACTCAAGCATCTGATGTGTACCTTTGACAACAGGCGACATTACGCCGTTAATCGTTCCAAGCACGAGCGAGGGGAAGAACATAATGCAGATGCCGATAGCAAATGGACGGAGCATTGGATATACATCAATCGGTTCGGCACGAGCCAAGGATTGCCACACACGGGAGGCAACATAAATCAAGGCTCCGAGTCCGGCGATACCCTTTGCGATACCTGCCATATTGCCGCACAGGGGCATCATCTCTACATACAGATTTCGTAGAATCTGGTGCAGGTTTGAAAAATCTACTGATAACATCATCATTGCTTACCAGTATCTATCGTTAGCATTGCCGTAGAGAGCCATCACACGGTCAGTGTCGCCCTGCTTTTGGGCACGTAGGTAGCTGACGGAGATGTTTTTGTTGGTGTAGTATCCCACCAAATTGCGGTACTGTTTCACCGAGTTGTAACAGCGATCTACCACATCCATTCGCTCCTTGTCACTCATCGAGAGGGTCGAGATATTAACCACCGATTTGAGTTCATTGAGCACTCCTGCGCTCTCTTCCAAGAGTTTGGCGTACCCAAAGGCGATTGCCCCCAACTCCTCGACACGGTAATTCGGGTCTCGGAGCATTCGCTGAAAGTTCACTACATAGATGTCCGAGATTTCGCCAATCATTAGGATAGTCTGCTGTACCTTGCGAGCGTCCTTAACAAGATTATTTACAGCCTTTAACGCATCGTAATACTTCTTGTCGGGTAGGTCGGGGACATTGCTGTCCCTTTCCCCCCTAAGAACCGTACGTGATACTTTCGCATCATACGGCTCAAGCAACTCAAAATTCATAATATGAATTTGACTCATTTTATCTTCCATTTTTATTAGACTTCATTCTCCATTTGCGGCAATCATCGTGAAACAATACCTTTTCCGTTTTGCCGTTTACCAATCTCTCGGTAATACTCCACGGGGTGCTTTTTCTGATAGGTTCGCCACAAATTACACATCTGCGTTTTTGCTTTTCCCACATCCGTACAATGACACTTTTGCCATTGGCTGATAGCAACATTTGACGGGTTTCCCTCTTGTCAAAGTATGCTTTCCAATCGGTGTCATAGGGATTGGCATCGCATTTGAGTTTGGCATATCGGGTTACTTTTGTGTCAGATAACCTTTTGACAGAGTGGTAAGTCACTGCTCCGTTCTCTTGGTGTTTTACAGCAAAAGTCCAGCTTCTGCCTCTGACGTTGTGGAAATATTTATCCGCAACCCAATGTTTCCCTTTGGCAGGGTGTCGCCTTAACGACCATTGCATAAGTTTTCGATAAATCTCGAAATCCATTCTTTGGAACGTCTTTGCAGTAACACAATGCTTATAGTAGTTTACCCACCCCGTTATTACGGGGTTGAGAAGTCGGATTAGGGATTCCTGCGGTATAGCTTTATGGTCATTGATAATGCCCCTTAACTTTTCGAGGAATTTCTTTTGTCCTGCCTTAGAGGGTTTGATTAACAGCACTCCTTTGTACTTACGAATGTTGAAGCCAAGAAAGTCAAAACCTTCGTCAATGTGAGTTATCTTCGTCTTCTCTTCTGATAGGGTAAGTCCCCGTACTTGAAGAAACTCTTTGACCATTGGCATAATCTCTTGTTCTAACATCTCCTTGTTTCTGCTGGTGATTACAAAATCGTCGGCATAGCGGATGAGATGTACTTTCGGGTAGTACGACCTTTTAGGGCTGTATAAATCGACTCTCTTAAACTTTTCTTCGAGCATTGTTTGCAAGCCGTCAAGGGTAATATTTGCCAGAGTTGGGGAAATGATGCCTCCTTGCGGAGTACCCTCTTCTGTTGGGAAAAGCTCATTGTTGAATACGAAGCCGCATTTTAACCACTTTTGTAGCATCACCCTATCCATAGGGATATTGTTTAGCAGCCATTCGTGGCTAATGTGGTCGAAGCAACCTTTGATGTCTCCCTCCAAAATCCATTGCGGAGATGATTCTTTTGACAGATTAATGAAGCATTGATGAATAGCATCACCCGTACATCTCTCCTTGCGGAATCCGTATGAGTGATTGTCTGCCGTGGTTTCAGCCACGGGGTCTAATGCCATTAAATAAAGTGCCTGCATTGCTCTGTCTTTCATCGTTGGTATTCCCAATGGACGTAACTTCCCATTACTCTTTTTGATATTTACCCGTCTGAGCGGTTGAGGCGTATAACCCCGTCTTTTGAGTTCCTTAATAGCATTAACTTTTGCATTTGGTGAGTGCCAAAGAACTTTGTCAACTCCCGATGTGTTTTTGCCTTTGTTGGAAGTCACTCGTCTTATTGCCAATACTTTGGCATAATACGAGTGAGTGAGTATCCACTGTAAAGATTTGACCTTACCGTGTTTACCCTCTTTTTGAGCCTTTACAATACGTGCTTGTAGCTTACGAACTTCAGTTTCGCACTTGTTCCAGTCGATACTTTCCCAAGTGGTTGACTTGCTGTCAGTAGATGCACACGATGTCTTAATTTCGTTCATTTGCTTTTCTGCTTTAGTAAGTTCTTAAAGTTTCTTGTAAAGTGTTACCTTACGCGGAAGTCTGCCCACTTTCGTGTGGAGTGATGTCTCAACTCCTATCCGCTCCATTACAGAGCGACGTTCGCTTTTTCCGCAATCCTATACCCGCACTCCATTCGGCTTATCTTGCGACTTGCTTACCTATCAACTGATAGGAGAAATACGGGCTTACCACGTTTTACATAAGTGACGAATGAGTGACTTAGGTTCTGTCTATACACCGGCAGTCGTTGTGTCCGTGTAATCTCACAAGGTTCGAGATTATCCGACTGCGCACCATTTTGGTTCAAGCCTGTCAGCATAATTTGGCTTGTTTCATACGTTACGATGCGTCAATAACAGTTCATTTGCATTAACCATATCACTCAGCCTCGCTCCCCAACCCCCTAATGCTGGCGGTCATTGCTTCTGCCTCACGGCTTCTGCTTTTCCTTGCGGAAGGGCTACTTTGTCTGGGTAGCTTCGTACAAACCAATCACTTGAAATGCACGTACCCATAGGCTACTACTGACGGAACAGTAGGTTTAATCTTGTTGTTAAACAATCACTTATGCAACTATACGTGTCGCACGCCCTGCTCGTAAATCTTCACGGTCTCCTTGAAATTGTTTATCATATTCGAAGCCGTCGAGGAGGTTTGCACAATCTGTTTAGTGGTGTTTACTATACCCTGTGCAAGATTGGCAGGGTCGAACACCGCCCATTGTGCATTGGCTTTGCCGACAAAAAAGAGACAGACGGCAAAAAGCATTAAAATTTTTGTTCTCATCGTTTGTTGGATTTATTCGTTAATACTTGCTCTGGTGTAATCTCCATTTGGCGAGAAGGTCAGTACATCGGTTGCCTCGTTGTACGCCACATCGATCCGAAAACCTGTGTTGAAGAAGAGATTTTCTCCCTCTCGGACTATCAGATAGGTTTCGGGCTTGACTTTTCGGGTTACGCCTGAGCGTTTGAAAATGGTTATTTTGTACTGCTCGCCCTCTTTGAAGATGAGCACGTCGGGCTTACCGCCTATGCTCACCCAGTTGCCGCATAACTTGTTCAAATCGGGCTCTTTCACCTCTGCGCAAGCGGTCAGCAGTAGCGAAGTCAGGACAAGGGCATAGCCAGCCAACTCTAAAAGTCGGCTCTTTGAAATGGTTGTCATAATGTTGATTGTTCTTAAGTTTTACTTCGTTTTTTGTCGGCAAGCTGTTTGATTGCCAACTCTATATCACCTCCCAACTTCTCGGCAAGGTTCAGCACCTCAATCTTTTCGGTCTCCTCGGTGGTGTAGGTTAGATACTCCTCTGCCGACACTTCTGTGGCATAGACTGCCGAGTGCGTACCGCCGAGTCCGATCCATACCTCTTTGTAGAGTCGTGAGGGGTTGTTCGCCTGATTGATAGAGAGTATCTGACCACGTTCTTTTTCGGTCAAACCCAGCAGGGCTTGAATAGAGCCGAACTTGTTCATGTACTTGCGTTGGTCGAGCAAGATTTTACAGTCAGAGTTATTGATAATCGCCTCCTTGACTACAGGGCTGGAGATAATATCATCCACCTCCTGCGTTACGACAATGGCTTCCCCGAAGTATTTACGGACAGTTTTGTACATATATTTCAGATACTCAGCCATTGACGGAGAGGACAACGCCTTCCAAGCCTCTTCCACAATGAGCTGTTTGCGAATACCTTTCAAGCGACGCATTTTGTTGATAAATGCCTCCATTATGATAATCGTCACCACAGGGAAAAGCTCCTTGTTCTCTTTTATGGCATCAATTTCAAAGACTATAAAGCGTTTACTGAGTAGGTCGATATTCTTATCGGAGTTGAGCAGAAAATCAAATCGTCCACCACTGTAATACTGGCGCAGCGTAGTGAGGAAATTGTCGATATTAAAGTCCGCTTTGCTCACCTTAATATCTCTGTTTTCCAACTCCGTGCGGTAGTCGTCTCGCATAAATTCGTAGAAGCTATTGAAATTCGGAACGATACTGCGGTCATCTTTGATACGGTTGATGTAGGCGGTTACCGCACTACCTAACTCGCCACTTTCCGTTTTGGAAATTTTATCCTCTTCGCTCTTCCACAAGGTCAGCAACAGTGTCTTGATACTGTCCTTTTTCTCCACATCGAAATGGTAATCATCGGTGAAAAAGGGATTAAAACTAATCGGATTCTCCTCCGTGTAGGTGAAATACACACCATCGTCTCCTTTGGTCTTTTTGTGTATCATCTCACACAAACCCTGATAGCTGTTACCCGTATCGACAAGCACCACGTGCGTGCCCTGCTCGTAGTATTGGCGGACAAGGTGGTTCATGAAGAAAGATTTACCGCTTCCCGACGGTCCCAAAACAAATTTGTTTCGGTTGGTCGTGATGCCTCGCTTCATCGGCAAATCGGAGATGTCGATATGGAGCGGTTTCCCTGTCAATCTATCTACCATTTTAATTCCGAATGGTGACGGTGAAGATTGGTAGTTGGTCTCTTGCGTGAAGAAACAGACCGCCTGTTCGATGAACGTATAGAACGATTCTTCCGAGGGAAAATCCGCCTCATTGCCCGGAATACCAGCCCAAAATAGTGTCGGCGTATCAACGGTGTTGTGTCGGGGCTTGCACTCCATTTGTGAAAGTTGCGACCCCACATCGTTTTTGATATGCTTCAACTCCTCACGGTCGTCGCTCCACGCCATCACATTGCAGTGGCAACGTACCGAGGTGAGCCCGTAGCTGTGCGCTTCGTTCAGATATTGGTCAATCCACTCCTTGTTGATTTGGTTCGAGCGGCTGTACTTCGATAGCGAGTGCATATTCTTGGCTGCTTTCTCAAACTTTTGCAGATTGGCGGCACTGTCATCAATAAACACAAACTGATTATAGATGTGGTTGCACGACAACAGCAGTCCAACAGGAGCGGCAAACGAGAGACGGCAGTCGCTTCTATCCGTTGAGAGTTTCTCGTATCGCATATCAGTGGCGGCACGGCTTGGCATATCCTCCGCATCGGAAAGCGTATGCAAACAGATATAGTTGTCGCCGATTTTCATTTCATCGGCTGCCAGTGCTATATCCTGCAAACAGGTTGTATCACTTTGCGACAGCGAAAAATACTTTTCAATAATCCCCGCTTCGCTATCCGTTCCGACAATTTCGTCAGAGGTCAGGCGGTGCAGCTTCACAAATCCGCTCTCATTCATAATGCTTGCGAATTGCCCAACCGCCTCAATAAACTTCGTTACCGTTTCGGTGTCCTTAATCTCTTTCGGGATGATGAACCCACGACACAGCGTTGAAAAGTTGCTTTGCGTGCGGCTACGCTCCTTGGTTGTTTTCGTCAGAAATAAGTAGCAGTAGTGATTTAGATAGGGTCGCTCATTGAAATGACGCTCAAAAGACCGGCTCAAAAAACTCATCTCCCCGTCTATTTGTGGTTGGTACTCCTCACGGATAAAAATATCCTGTTTGTGGACGATGCTGTAATCGGGCAATACTTTCATCGCCTTGACCCAAGCCGAGTGTACAGCTTCGTACTCCGCTGACGTTACGGTGTAGAGTTCGGGCAGCTCCACCCGAAACCCTACCGTCACATCAGCATCTTTGCTCACGATACAATCGTGTTCCACAGAGAGTAGCGGAAACTTACTCTCTAATGTGGTTGCTTTTAATGTATTTCTCATTCTTCTTTTCTATTTTGCTTATTTGAGGGACGACGAAATCTAATAAAGGGTCTATGACCCCGTCGGTTGATAATGTATTTCGGGTGGCTGCCACGGGCTTGAAGTTTCATCAATCCGTGTTCGCCATATTTGGCGTTCAAGGCGAATGTCTGCCACACCAGAACTGATGCGGCAATGACCCCAAACCCGATGCAGAACCACTGGTTGATGCCAACCATATACATTATCACAAAGAGGATAAAAGTTGCCAACAGTCCACCCACGAAGATGAATAGGTATTGACTTTTGAGCCCCTTAAACTCAACCGACTTGCCAATCCCTCTGTTGATTGGAAACTCTGCCATAGCCGTTAAAGGAAGAATGAGCGAAGAATAGTAGCAGCCACAATCAGGAAGATGCACGCCCCGAACCAGCTTGCCGCTGTTTTTGAGGTGTCGGGGTCGCCCGATGAGAACTTGCCGTAGACCTTCACACCGCCGATGAGTCCGACAACGGCGCCGATGGCGTAGATGAGCTTGGTCACGGGGTCGAAGTAGGAGGTTACCATATTGGTCGCCTCGGTGATACCCGCCGTACCGTTACCTTGTGCCATTGCGGAGGAGGCTGCCAAGAGGCAGGCTACTGAAAATAAGATTTGCTTTTTAGTCATAAATGCTTTACTGTTTTTTGCTGACGGGCAGAGGTTTTTACTCATGTGCCTCTGTCAGGGGTTAATACTTGTTTTACTTTTGGATTTTAGTGGTGGCTACTCACTCTTTCAGCCGTAATCATACTTGCTCATTGCTTTGCGTTTTTTAGTTGTTATACAAAATCCCGAATGTCGAACCCGCTGATGTCGGCAGGCACTTTCACCTCGGTGTTAGTCCGGGGATGGAGTGAAACCCCAACTGCTTCCCCCTGCTCGGAGATAGGCTTGTTTAAGATTTCATCCATTAACCCCGATATTCGTTTAGCTCTATCGGAGCTGCTTCCTATTATCTTGCTGAACAAATCGTCTCCCTCCATATCTGAAAAGAGTTGTCCCGCCTGTTTTCGCTCCTGCGGTGTGGCAGATGGATTTTCGGCAGTCTTTATCGCTGCCCCTATCTCCTCGAAGCTCGCTCCGCTGGCGTACCCTTTGGACGGAAGTCTCTCTTGTT includes these proteins:
- a CDS encoding Conjugative transposon protein TraG, which translates into the protein MRNTLKATTLESKFPLLSVEHDCIVSKDADVTVGFRVELPELYTVTSAEYEAVHSAWVKAMKVLPDYSIVHKQDIFIREEYQPQIDGEMSFLSRSFERHFNERPYLNHYCYLFLTKTTKERSRTQSNFSTLCRGFIIPKEIKDTETVTKFIEAVGQFASIMNESGFVKLHRLTSDEIVGTDSEAGIIEKYFSLSQSDTTCLQDIALAADEMKIGDNYICLHTLSDAEDMPSRAATDMRYEKLSTDRSDCRLSFAAPVGLLLSCNHIYNQFVFIDDSAANLQKFEKAAKNMHSLSKYSRSNQINKEWIDQYLNEAHSYGLTSVRCHCNVMAWSDDREELKHIKNDVGSQLSQMECKPRHNTVDTPTLFWAGIPGNEADFPSEESFYTFIEQAVCFFTQETNYQSSPSPFGIKMVDRLTGKPLHIDISDLPMKRGITTNRNKFVLGPSGSGKSFFMNHLVRQYYEQGTHVVLVDTGNSYQGLCEMIHKKTKGDDGVYFTYTEENPISFNPFFTDDYHFDVEKKDSIKTLLLTLWKSEEDKISKTESGELGSAVTAYINRIKDDRSIVPNFNSFYEFMRDDYRTELENRDIKVSKADFNIDNFLTTLRQYYSGGRFDFLLNSDKNIDLLSKRFIVFEIDAIKENKELFPVVTIIIMEAFINKMRRLKGIRKQLIVEEAWKALSSPSMAEYLKYMYKTVRKYFGEAIVVTQEVDDIISSPVVKEAIINNSDCKILLDQRKYMNKFGSIQALLGLTEKERGQILSINQANNPSRLYKEVWIGLGGTHSAVYATEVSAEEYLTYTTEETEKIEVLNLAEKLGGDIELAIKQLADKKRSKT
- a CDS encoding Conjugative transposon protein TraI translates to MLFAVCLFFVGKANAQWAVFDPANLAQGIVNTTKQIVQTSSTASNMINNFKETVKIYEQGVRHV
- a CDS encoding Conjugative transposon protein TraJ yields the protein MMMLSVDFSNLHQILRNLYVEMMPLCGNMAGIAKGIAGLGALIYVASRVWQSLARAEPIDVYPMLRPFAIGICIMFFPSLVLGTINGVMSPVVKGTHQMLESQTMDMNKYRQQKDKLEYEAMMRNPETAYLVSNEEFDKQLEELGWSPGDMMTMTGMYIERGMYNMKLS
- a CDS encoding Conjugative transposon protein TraH; amino-acid sequence: MTTISKSRLLELAGYALVLTSLLLTACAEVKEPDLNKLCGNWVSIGGKPDVLIFKEGEQYKITIFKRSGVTRKVKPETYLIVREGENLFFNTGFRIDVAYNEATDVLTFSPNGDYTRASINE
- a CDS encoding Conjugative transposon protein TraF; the encoded protein is MAEFPINRGIGKSVEFKGLKSQYLFIFVGGLLATFILFVIMYMVGINQWFCIGFGVIAASVLVWQTFALNAKYGEHGLMKLQARGSHPKYIINRRGHRPFIRFRRPSNKQNRKEE
- a CDS encoding Retron-type RNA-directed DNA polymerase, producing MNEIKTSCASTDSKSTTWESIDWNKCETEVRKLQARIVKAQKEGKHGKVKSLQWILTHSYYAKVLAIRRVTSNKGKNTSGVDKVLWHSPNAKVNAIKELKRRGYTPQPLRRVNIKKSNGKLRPLGIPTMKDRAMQALYLMALDPVAETTADNHSYGFRKERCTGDAIHQCFINLSKESSPQWILEGDIKGCFDHISHEWLLNNIPMDRVMLQKWLKCGFVFNNELFPTEEGTPQGGIISPTLANITLDGLQTMLEEKFKRVDLYSPKRSYYPKVHLIRYADDFVITSRNKEMLEQEIMPMVKEFLQVRGLTLSEEKTKITHIDEGFDFLGFNIRKYKGVLLIKPSKAGQKKFLEKLRGIINDHKAIPQESLIRLLNPVITGWVNYYKHCVTAKTFQRMDFEIYRKLMQWSLRRHPAKGKHWVADKYFHNVRGRSWTFAVKHQENGAVTYHSVKRLSDTKVTRYAKLKCDANPYDTDWKAYFDKRETRQMLLSANGKSVIVRMWEKQKRRCVICGEPIRKSTPWSITERLVNGKTEKVLFHDDCRKWRMKSNKNGR
- a CDS encoding Conjugative transposon protein TraE: MSKNLCPSAKNSKAFMTKKQILFSVACLLAASSAMAQGNGTAGITEATNMVTSYFDPVTKLIYAIGAVVGLIGGVKVYGKFSSGDPDTSKTAASWFGACIFLIVAATILRSFFL
- a CDS encoding Conjugative transposon protein TraI, with product MEDKMSQIHIMNFELLEPYDAKVSRTVLRGERDSNVPDLPDKKYYDALKAVNNLVKDARKVQQTILMIGEISDIYVVNFQRMLRDPNYRVEELGAIAFGYAKLLEESAGVLNELKSVVNISTLSMSDKERMDVVDRCYNSVKQYRNLVGYYTNKNISVSYLRAQKQGDTDRVMALYGNANDRYW